A genomic window from Lotus japonicus ecotype B-129 chromosome 1, LjGifu_v1.2 includes:
- the LOC130728974 gene encoding uncharacterized protein LOC130728974, which produces MFPVDEPGKAYAINLVLIDSQGVKIEACIKKNYLNHEFKIFFNLRTRVVPESSDVIPTIGLSLKNSADIEATLGESDFLIGMKTFFYPCGTFSKNSTVAKIRPICICLE; this is translated from the exons ATGTTTCCTGTTGATGAACCTGGCAAAGCATATGCTATTAATCTTGTCTTGATCGATTCACag GGTGTCAAAATTGAGGCTTGTATTAAGAAGAACTATCTCA ATCATGAGTTCAagattttcttcaatttgaggACACGGGTTGTGCCTGAATCTTCAGATGTTATTCCAACGATTGGGTTATCCTTGAAAAACTCTGCTGACATTGAAGCTACTCTTGGAGAATCAGATTTTCTCATAG GTATGAAGACATTCTTCTATCCTTGTGGAACATTTTCAAAGAATTCTACTGTTGCAAAAATCAGACCCATAT